One region of Gorilla gorilla gorilla isolate KB3781 chromosome 13, NHGRI_mGorGor1-v2.1_pri, whole genome shotgun sequence genomic DNA includes:
- the LOC129524559 gene encoding endogenous retrovirus group K member 19 Env polyprotein-like — protein sequence MQRKAPPRRWRHRNRAPLTHKMNKMVTSEEQMKLPSTKKAEPLTWAQLKKLTQLATKYLENTKVTQTPESMLLAALMIVSTVVSLPMPAGAAAANYTYWAYVPFPPLIRAVTWMDNPIEVYVNDSVWVPGPTDDRCPAKPEEEGMMINISIGYRYPPISLGRAPGCLMPAVQNWLVEVPTVSPISRFTYHMVSGMSLRPRVNYLQDFSYQRSLKFRPKGKPCPKEIPKESKNTEVLVWEECVANSAVILQNNEFGTIIDWAARGQFYHNCSGQTQSCPSTQVSPAVDSDLTESSDKHKYKKLQSFYPWEWGEKGISTPRPKIISPVSGPEHPELWRLTVASHHIRIWSGNQTLETRDRKPFYTIDLNSSLTVPLQSCIKPPYMLVVGNIVIKPDSQTITCENCRLFTCIDSTFNWQHRILLVRAREGVWIPVSMDRPWEASPSVHILTEVLKVCRCTQQLRRDSDHRERAMMTMAVLSKRKGGNVGKSKRDQIVAVSV from the exons ATGCAAAGAAAAGCACCTCCGCGGAGATGGAGACACCGCAATCGAGCACCGTTGACTCACAAGATGAACAAAATGGTAACGTCAGAAGAACAGATGAAGTTGCCATCCACCAAGAAGGCAGAGCCGCTGACTTGGGCACAACTAAAGAAGCTGACGCAGTTAGCTACAAAATATCTAGAGAACACAAAGGTGACACAAACCCCAGAGAGTATGCTGCTTGCAGCCTTGATGATTGTATCAACGGTGGTAAGTCTCCCTATGCCTGCAGGAGCAGCTGCAGCTAATTATACCTACTGGGCCTATGTGCCTTTCCCGCCCTTAATTCGGGCAGTCACATGGATGGATAATCCTATAGAAGTATATGTTAATGATAGTGTATGGGTACCTGGCCCCACAGATGATCGCTGCCCTGCCAAACCTGAGGAAGAAGGGATGatgataaatatttccattgggTATCGTTATCCTCCTATTAGCCTAGGGAGAGCACCAGGATGTTTAATGCCTGCAGTCCAAAATTGGTTGGTAGAAGTACCTACTGTCAGTCCCATCAGTAGATTCACTTATCACATGGTAAGCGGGATGTCACTCAGGCCACGGGTAAATTATTTACAAGACTTTTCTTATCAAAGATCATTAAAATTTAGACCTAAAGGGAAACCTTGCCCCAAGGAAATTCCCAAAGAatcaaaaaatacagaagttttagtttgggaagaaTGTGTGGCCAATAGTGCGGTGATATTACAAAACAATGAATTCGGAACTATTATAGATTGGGCAGCTCGAGGTCAATTCTACCACAATTGCTCAGGACAAACTCAGTCGTGTCCAAGTACACAAGTGAGTCCAGCTGTTGATAGTGACTTAACAGAAAGTTCAGACAAACATAAGTATAAAAAATTGCAGTCCTTCTACCcttgggaatggggagaaaaaggaatctCTACCCCAAGACCAAAAATAATAAGTCCTGTTTCTGGTCCTGAACATCCAGAATTATGGAGGCTTACTGTGGCCTCACACCACATTAGAATTTGGTCTGGAAATCAAACTTTAGAAACAAGAGATCGTAAGCCATTTTATACTATCGACCTAAATTCCAGTCTAACAGTTCCTTTACAAAGTTGCATAAAGCCCCCTTATATGCTAGTTGTAGGAAATATAGTTATTAAACCAGACTCCCAGACTATAACCTGTGAAAATTGTAGATTGTTTACTTGCATTGATTCAACTTTTAATTGGCAACACCGTATTCTGCTGGTGAGAGCAAGAGAGGGCGTGTGGATCCCTGTGTCCATGGACCGACCGTGGGAGGCCTCGCCATCCGTCCATATTTTGACTGAAGTATTAAAAG Tctgcaggtgtacccaacagctccgaagagacagcgaccatcgagaacgggccatgatgacgatggcggttttgtcgaaaagaaaagggggaaatgtggggaaaagcaagagagatcagattgttgctgtgtctgtatag